A genomic stretch from Desulfohalobium retbaense DSM 5692 includes:
- the lpxA gene encoding acyl-ACP--UDP-N-acetylglucosamine O-acyltransferase, which translates to MSAQIHETAIVHPEAHLAEDVVVGPYCVIEADVSIGQRTRLDAFAQIKSHTVLGADNHVHSYACVGGIPQDLKFHGEKTVLEIGDRNTIREYATLNRGTGDGGGVTRVGSDCLLMAYSHVAHDCQVADGVILANAATLAGHVEIGHHSVVGGLSAVHQFVCIGEFAFIGGKTGVAQDVPPYVLAAGERATMRGLNLVGLKRRGFNKEALQGLRKTYSLVFRSGQGRQETLDQALEQWGENEEVRRFVDFIRQSERGVIPQERDTRG; encoded by the coding sequence GTGAGCGCACAGATCCATGAGACAGCGATTGTCCATCCCGAGGCCCATTTGGCGGAGGATGTGGTTGTTGGCCCGTATTGTGTCATCGAAGCCGATGTGAGCATCGGACAAAGGACGCGACTGGACGCTTTCGCTCAGATCAAAAGCCACACGGTGCTAGGGGCGGACAACCACGTCCACTCCTACGCTTGCGTCGGGGGCATTCCGCAGGATCTCAAATTCCACGGGGAAAAGACGGTGCTCGAGATTGGGGACCGGAATACGATCCGGGAGTACGCCACCTTGAATCGCGGCACGGGCGACGGTGGTGGCGTCACCCGGGTGGGTTCGGATTGTCTGCTCATGGCGTATTCCCATGTGGCCCACGATTGCCAGGTCGCTGACGGGGTTATCCTGGCCAATGCGGCAACTCTGGCCGGCCATGTGGAAATAGGTCACCATTCCGTGGTCGGCGGTCTCTCCGCCGTGCACCAGTTCGTGTGCATCGGGGAATTTGCCTTTATCGGGGGGAAGACCGGCGTCGCCCAGGACGTGCCCCCGTATGTCCTTGCGGCCGGAGAACGGGCGACCATGCGCGGGCTCAACCTGGTCGGACTCAAGCGCCGCGGGTTCAATAAGGAGGCCCTGCAGGGACTGCGCAAGACCTACAGCTTGGTGTTTCGCTCCGGTCAGGGACGTCAGGAAACCCTGGACCAGGCGCTGGAGCAGTGGGGGGAGAATGAGGAGGTTCGCCGCTTTGTCGATTTTATCCGCCAAAGCGAGCGCGGCGTGATTCCCCAGGAACGCGATACCCGCGGCTAA
- the fabZ gene encoding 3-hydroxyacyl-ACP dehydratase FabZ: MSESVSVVECRDILAMLPHRYPFLLVDRVLQYAPYESLQAIKNVTFNEPYFQGHFPDYPVMPGVLILEALAQAGGILVVKSMPEIIGSKIFLFTGIEKVRFRQPVFPGDQLHLSVEYVRHKLNMWKMRATAQVEQRLVAQGEFNASIVDRED; this comes from the coding sequence ATGTCTGAAAGCGTTTCGGTTGTGGAATGCCGGGATATCCTGGCCATGCTCCCCCACCGGTATCCGTTTTTACTTGTCGACCGGGTGCTGCAGTACGCTCCGTATGAGTCGCTGCAGGCCATAAAAAATGTGACCTTTAATGAGCCGTATTTTCAGGGCCATTTTCCCGATTATCCCGTCATGCCGGGGGTGCTCATTCTGGAAGCTCTGGCGCAGGCCGGGGGCATACTGGTGGTCAAATCCATGCCGGAAATCATTGGTTCCAAAATCTTCCTCTTCACCGGCATTGAAAAGGTCCGCTTCCGTCAACCGGTCTTCCCCGGTGATCAATTGCATCTCTCCGTCGAATATGTGCGTCATAAGCTCAATATGTGGAAGATGCGGGCCACGGCTCAGGTCGAGCAGCGGCTCGTCGCCCAAGGGGAATTCAACGCGAGTATTGTGGACCGGGAGGATTAA